One Carettochelys insculpta isolate YL-2023 chromosome 1, ASM3395843v1, whole genome shotgun sequence genomic window, TGTCAAAGGTGCAATTTGCACAGTCTGGCAAAGCTTGTGTTGATCTACATTATATAAGATGTACAAATACAAAGGCGGACAGGCATGTTTCTTTCTGCTGCATCCAGAACAACGGGTCATCGTTAGCTCTTAGTGCGTCGAGTGGAAGAGCACAAACAAGGTATTGGTATATCATACTTGTATGCCAGCACTGGAGCCTGGAGAGGTTATTCAGGAACACTACCACAACCACATATGAGCTGCAGGCTACTTTGTGGGATGATAAGTAGATAACTGGATTGGGAAAACCATTGGTCACAATGCAAGTGCAGCATTCAGGGATGACAGCTCACCACAGTCCCTCTCGTAAGGCAGAAGAAAATGTACCACTTGCCTAAGAATGGACAGCATGTGCAAGCAATCCAGGAAGACAGCTGATAAGAAGAAGAGCCCTTTGCAAATCTAGGGGGCTAGGCAGCTCCCTCATAACAATGAAGAGACAGGTGTAGGTGtgataaacaaaaggaagtccttTTATTGAGGCTGCTGAGCCCACACAGACACTGCAGTTCCCTGGCAGTCTAGCTCACAGACACAGAAAGATAGGTAATATTACCACACTGGCTTGACCTAAATTCTGACCTGACGTAAAGAACCATGCAATGAGTAGCTGACCATTTTACAAGCCTCCTCCCACTTAAGCATAGGCTGACAAAACATTTATAATATTTTTCCTGTGTCCCAACTTAACTTAAACAGGCATATATACAGCTAGAATTATAAAATGTTTCTTGGCTTTTTAAATGACAAGAATTTGATCTCTGGTTCTATGGATTCACTGATGAAGTGGAGGGTTAACCATTTTGTGGGGTCTTCTCACAGTAATAATTAATGTTGCAGGCTTTGGAGCTATTTATGGAAATATGGCATCTTCAGCATTTTCCACCTTTTGgttgcctgtttttttttccaactgaatTTATAGTTACACTCCCACACATGGCAAGGATTTGCATTCCCTGAACCCACCGTCTACTAATTATATTATCTTTGACCAACTTGTGATAGGTACTTTTGGGGGCCAATGTCCTTTTGTTCTCTCAAATCATCTGTTATGGACCAATCTTTCAGACGTAAATGAAAAGTATCATTTTAGCCCATGGTACAGGGCAGGTTATTGGCTGAATATTGCTTATATTCTTCAGAAAACTATGTCTCTATCTGCAAACCACTCCTGAAACCCATCAACAGCCATACGTGCCTGCTGATGGTACAGGTTTGTGATAAGGAAGACGTTGTTTAAAACAGTTCTGCTTTGAACATGAGCAAAACAAAGATGAATATCAAGAGTTAGGTGTGAGAATGTCACCTGCATGGATGGGAGCCTGCCATGAAGCTGTGATATAAAAAATACTCTGCTGTAAAAGGATTGTCTGCAGCCAAGTCTGTAACAATTAATCCAAACATCATTCTCTCATGCCTTCTTGAGTGTTCCACTGTGTCAACAGACTTTATAGTGAGGCACAGTCTGATCCTGAgattgaaaaataattttgttactgAAAAGCCAGTGATCCATCTTCCAGTAGCCCGGGTTTCTGTGTTTTAACAATGGATTTCATGCTGCCCCAACCATATGATTTAACCAGCTTTGTTAAATTACTCCAATGGATGTCAAATAAAGAATAAAAGCCTATTGTTTTGACCGGAGCGTCTATCCAACTAAATAACTATTACAAAGTTCATAGTATTTTAGATAACATAGTGCACAAGGTAAACACaatcttttattatttatttaattttataaagACTTATTGACCTAAACTAAATGGCATTACCGTGATCCAAAACCCATTGCAGCTGAAAAATTATAATTCTGAGACTCTTATAAGATGCTGTGCTGTATCTTTCGAAAGATAAATGGAAAGTCTGTGTTCTCACTCTGTTCCAAAGCCTGAGATTACTAGGCTCATATTGGCAAGTTATTTGTGAACGCTTTTTTAAAGAAGGTGAGCGAATCAAAGCAAAGCTAAAGACAAAATATGGTCTTGCATTAAGGCACCAAGCTAAGACTCAGAAAATCTGAATttattcctggttctgccagaGGCTCACTGGGTGAAGATAGACAGGTCACTCTGGCTGCAAAATAGTGCTTCCCTacctaacaggagtgttgtgaagcTAGATGTATTAATGAGAAGCCAAGACGTTTCATTGATcgaggctggggagagaaggtgTCACATAGAGTACTTAGAGAAAGAGAAAACTGTAGCTGGAGGCAAAGCATATGTTGTGGTTCACTTAGCAAACCATGGGACAAGGTCGAGGTACAGGAAAAATCCATGCATTGTTGGGATAGGTAATGAACAGTTATAATCTGGAAAGAAAATCTTCCTCTACAAACAAATCTCTGACTGTGTATGGTATTGTGGGGGCGGGAGCTGCGGGGAAGAAGGACTGTTTCTAGAACTGTAGACATCTGGCATAAACAGTGTAATTCTGACCAGTAGGACCCAAATGGAAATATATTGTGTTCTCTCTTTTTGATCTTGGGACCAACAAAGGGTGGTGATGTCTTCCCCTAACCTATTTTACTGTCTGAAgtatgagaaaaaaataaatggctCCCCTACCTTCCCGATACCACCTCCTGTCTATGATTTTTCATTTTCACCTCACTACatgaaaaatcattttatttacaCTTTTGGCTGGCAGCTGGAATTCTCTAGATGGGGTAATCAGGATTCTGACTTGTACTGTCTTCCCTCAGCAAAAATCTCATAACATACGGTGCTACATTATGTCTCCAAGATTTAAGTGAAGAGGAAATAGGCATCTGGGCTGGATGCATTTGTAACACTGGGCTTGCTGGATTAATAAAGAAAAGACAGATGAGAGAAGACACTTTAATTACTTCATCCTAACTTTTTATTACAACATCGGACAAAATGGTGAGAAATGGGGCTGGAAAGAATCACAAGGATGAAACCACACACAAGCTCATAATTATACACCTGCCAATAGAGTTTTAAATATTCTGTACATGCATCTTAGTTTTAGTTATGCTTTTCCAGACAGATCACCTCAGAGCTACCACATTAAACTATGAGGTAGCGACTAAGACTGGGATCCTGCCTTTTTCTTCTGGAATTTTCTGAACTGCGACTGTATCGCCACTGCAGCCCGCTCTGTCTCTGGGGCATCCATGTCTATGTCAAAGTCCTCTTGAACTTTCTTCTGTCCATCTGtccaaagaaaatacaaaaaaaatattaatattaatttggGACTATGATAACCAACTGCAACATGAAACGGCGCTATtgccctcccttccttcccctccccccatttctcTCCCATCGTCTGTCTATGAAACCACAAAGGCTACGCAAAAGCCAAAAGGTAAATGTGGCAAAGTGATGGACCCCAGCCACTGATCTAGGATTCTGGTCAcagcagctcccatttgctgCTCAGGAGTGAACTTGACTATGATAGCCAAGCCTAACCAAGAGACTGGGGAGAAAGTGATAAGGCTAGTTAGCCCAGAAAGTAGAAAGGGCACAAGAAGAAATTGCCACTAGGGAGGGAGTTCTCAGAGTCAGTCTTAAGAAAAGTCCCACCCTCCCCCCTTAGTCAGGGGGCTGAGAATGGTGTGCTGTTGTACAATACTAGAAAAGTGATGCAGGGGGAAGGGAACACTTCTCATGACCCATATATGGTGCTTACAAGTCTCCAGGCAGCCTGTATgtgcagaggaaggcaggggtGGAGTTTCTGCCCAGTTACTGCAACCATTTACACATCATTTGGCTGTCCAGCTCCTCTTTCACAAAGGTAGAATTTAGGGCACTGAAGAAGGACACCAGAAGGGACCTAAGCACACACACAGCATCTGTTTCACTGCTATGACAGTACAGTGTGAGGTTATAGCCTGGCTGACTTAGATAAACTGGAAGGTCTAAAACAAACTCCCCTTGACTGAGGATTCCAGAGAGCAATGCACAAACAGAAGTCACATGCCTATAGCCCCTGGCCCCCTCCTAAGGCAAATCAAAGGTGATGTTTTAAAATCTGTTATTAAAACAGAGGGGAACCCATCCAAacccccttttcccctcccactaGAGCAGTTATTGCAGCCCTAAGATTgcttccaatttctccatctaACCCCACCTATGTTTGCTCCCCTGCTGTTTTTGTGTATGTTGCTGTCCTATCTTGCCCTCCCAACTCCAGCAGTTCTGCCTTCCTCTTcagttttgatccctggcccacctcccagcccttccTTGGATTGATTTCAACTCCCATGTTGGTGACCCTGCTGGTTCTTGTGGCATTCACTTTCACATTTATTCATTTCAACATTCATTTTGCAGTCATAGGAAAACTCACACTATTTGCAACTTTCTCTGGACCAATAAGTTGAGCACATAGACAACTGAGTCATGCCTCATCACTCTCCCTTCACTGTAGTCTGGTTTGTAACAATTGTTTATATTTAGAGTGGTGCTCTGGTAATAGTAGAGCTCTAACTACACATAAGATCTACTCATTTCATATCTGAACCAAAAAGgataaaagaaaaagattttgtaaTGTTTTCAAGGTTATTTTACtctttaaaagtatttttaataaaactgaaataaaatctgaaatgaaaagtcattttgaGCTGAAGTCAAAATGtatcattttgaaaatgtcaaaagaaaCCCTTTTTACTTTTTTGGGTGATATGTTTAGAGGGGTTTGGAAGTTCTGGCTGAAAAAATGTGGTTAATTCAACATACACATGCGAAGAATTTCAACTTGCATTTTTGGGGAGGGGTTGACAAAAAAGTTATATACAAAAATGTTCACCCTGCTCTACTTATAAAATATTATACCCAAATGTAACATCCTTTCCTCCAAGGAaggacaccagggctacgtctacacgtgcagccaacatcgaaatagtctatttcgatgaataacgtctacacgtcctccagggccggcaacgtcgatgttcaacttcgacgttgctcagcccaacatcgaaataggcgcagcgagggaacgtctacacgtcaaagtagcacacatcgaaatagggatgccaggcacagctgcagacagggtcacagggcggactcaacagccagccgctcccttaaagggcccctcccagacacagttgcactaaacaacacaagatacacagagctgacaactggttgcagaccctgtgcctgcagcatagatccccagctgccgcagaagcagccagaagccctgggctaagggctgctgcccacggtgaccatagatccccacaggggctggagagagagcatctctcaaccccccagctgatggctgccatggaggacccggcaatttcgacgttgcgggacgcggatcgtctacacggtccctacttcgacgttgaacgtcgaagtagggcgctattcctatctcctcatgaggttagcgacttcgacgtctcaccgcctaacgtcgaagttaacttcaaaatagcgcccgacgcgtgtagacgcgacgggcgctatttcgaagttggtgccgctacttcgaagtagcgtgcacgtgtagacgcagctcaggtctTGTATCCATATAAGAGCACACTCATCACATTcgtgttgaagagccacagtgTCATCTTCACAGATGTTATTTGTGACCTCCATATGTGATGGAGAGtcttaaatgcagctgttgctttccctatcctggcactgatacccttgcctgttcctctgtctctgtccataatactccttaagtaggtgaactgctccacatcttccaggtcgtcCCCTCcaagtgtgatggtggtggtggtagacTGGTTGATCCACATTGCCTTGAcctttcctttgttaatgctcagtccagtcactgaggcagtcttgtctagtgttgtgaccttttcttccatgcttacATGTCAATGTGAAAGGAGAGCGACATCGTCAGAAAAATCAATATCCTCTAGCTGCTTGAAAAGGGTCcgctgaatgccccattgatggccacttgttgtcctgctcataatccagtccattgtgatcaagaatagtAGAGGTGAGAATAGGCACCTTTGTTGCACTTCTGACAGCATgctgaaagattctgtcaagacaccattgtcaACAACTTGGCAAGTCAAAGGTTCGTACATTGAATGGAACAGGTTAATAATTTTAAATGGGgtgccacagtgttgcagcagtttccacaaagtgtctctatcaacactATTGAAGGCTCTTTTTGAAGCCTATAAAGGCCATGTACCGGGGGGGCAGTTCCATTCAactgactgttctatgatcattctgaaagttgctatttggtcagcacaagatctcttgcttcggcagccagcctgttcttccctgagctgtctatcaatttctgtcacAAACAATGGATCACAGCGgaaactctgagaaaagcaaaggaacgaaaggacagaaaagcagtagtcaacaacagcaaaacaagagcagccaaggaggAAGCTCAGAGATtgcattcagaagccaacagGGAAGTTAAAAAGACTGTAAAACGGGACAAGAAGAACCTTGTGGAAAACTTTGCAcaacaagcagaacaagctgcaggacagagaaacttgaaagagctgtatgacatcacacgGAAGCTGGCTGGGTCACGgaatacagtggatcagccaggaCAGGATAATGAGGGGCATGcactaacaaacccaagtgagcagctcagtagacagagggaacactttgaagagccactgaactgccctgcccacctggAACCTCCCAGGTTACCACCTGAAAatacacctctgcaaattaacagcagcagacctacaaaagaagaaatcacaaAAGCATTGCCCATCTGAAAGGTGGAAAAGcgcctggtccagacaacatccccgcagaagcaatcaagcaggtagtgagacattAGTCAACACGATGTGTAATCTATTTGGGAAattttgggacactgaggagatcccacaagactggaaacggCTACCTTATcgagcttccaaagaaaggcaacctgaaggaatgcaagaactggaggggagtcatattactgtctattccaggggAAAAAAGTTAGATATCTGCCAGCTGCCATACCATATACTCTGTATTGGCCAGTTTAGACAGCACCTCCATCAGTAAGGTGTGCTATATCTTTGTCTTAGCATTAAGCTCTTGTTGTGTATGTTATATTGTTGTGTTGACCTGGGGTGGTTAGCCAGCTCAGTCCTCCTGCCTGTATGTGCTGGAGTAGGGTAATGGCATTTGCATAATTCAGTAAACCTCTTAATTCTAAGAGTATTATGGAACTATCTATTCCATTTTCAGAAGATGGACAATcaagctttgtcagatgcttccTATAAAGAAGCAAGCAATCCTTTTACATACTGAAGTGTCCCAGATAACCCTTGAAAAatatctggttttgggaagaaggggcttttgaaatcaggtggtcctttcgaaaggcccccagctacatgggcggcatgcatttcaaaaacggcaatttcgaagcacacgcggccgccattatgctaacaaggcactgcatattcacggtcGCATCTCActagcatattccgaagtgccatattaccatagctgctccaaaaggaggggctggtgtggccacagcctgagtaaGAAACTGTACTGGAGCCTGGACTGAAAAATATAGGTAGCAATGACACTTCAGATCTTATGTACCACCTGCACTCTTCGTCCCCGTAAAGatcaacagaagttacagaaCTGTGTGTAGAATATACCCAAACAAATATGTTGTTTCTCATGGATTGAATTGCAGTACATAGCAACTGGTGCAGCTAGGGTGATGAGAGTCACCACCCCCCAGAAAGCTAGCTCCGGTGGGCACTTTGCCTCGGGTCCTCAGGCAGCCTCCTGCTCAGAGAACTATACAGGAGCCACCAACTTTTATGCTTCTCTGAACCTAACCTGATAACCCAGCCAGGGTAGGGCTTGATTAAAGCAGAGCAAAAATAAAGTGGGGAGCTCCTCATTGCTGGACCCATGGATGTTACATCCATGTGAAAAAGTGATAGCGTGTCATCTCATGTGATAGGACAAGAGAATGCCTGACCAAACCCCACCGTAGTTCCTATAAAGGCTTGGATTCTGCCAGAGAGTGCAGACATGTGCATACTGTGTGGACCAATAGGCAAATCTTGGTCCTCTCAAAACTGCTCTCCAGTACACAGGACCAGGAGAACTGGGAGAACTGACAAGATCATTCTGATTTCCCTGGAGTCAGACTAGAGGAGGGAAGCCAGAGAGTTTCCATCTGTCTCTGGACTAGAGGGAAAGTGGGAATGCTGGCAGACagcttctttccttctttgcccCCCTGGATGGGGGAGGAAGCCAACAGATGGATAGATCTTGCAGCTGAAGAAAGGCAGCAGAGTGGGTCTCAGCTCCAACAGTTCTTctcccatcagatgctggtgttGATCCACTGGCGGGATGGGCTACAGCCCTATAAACTCCCGAGCTAGGGACAGCACCACCAGCTCCTTTAGTGCAAGGCTGTACACGCGCCTAACTGAAATGGTCTCTTTTTACCAAACAGTGAACAGGCAAGAAGGACATTTCAAGGAGCTGAGCTCTTCCACACCCAGGAAGAACAATTACTGGTGTTAACAGAGGAGTCAAACTCTGCTCTAACATGGTCCGCCTTTCCGTACCTCAAAGACAATTCTTTCTGTCTGAGAGCGTGAGGTTgggctttgtttttatttcttttgcactgATTGTTTATTTTGAAGGAAGCAGGCACCTTCGTGTTATAACGTTCACCCCATTATCACCACCTTAATGTCAAAAGCAAGCCCTAGAATGTGTATCTCTAGTATGACTGCATGCTCAGCATGAAGAGAAATAATATTGTGACTTGTGATCATGGTAAATATACAGCTACTTATCTGATCAGCAGCAGCAACTCCTTACTATCCCTACATAAAAGagggaaaataaattaatatatttCTATTAAAACTGCATATTATCATTTGGTATAAATATTAGTCAGCCagaatcctttttttttcccctcaagttGACCTTTACTTTGGTAATGTAGAGTTTTTATGTCAAATGTGAAAAATTAGTTTTGATGCAAGGAAAAGATGGTTGCTCTTTCCAtgagtttcatttttttttcatcatgAGGCCTTTGAAGTGTCTGATTAATATTTTTCCAACTGTAATATTGTTTGAGAGCAGCAATATTGTTTCTGACACACAATAAATGCAGTAGCTGATAATTATGTGTAATCAGACAAAATATAATGGGACAGAACAAACCAGTCATAAAGAGACATTTACAAATTTCTATTTTaacctaatatctaacctgctaAAAATGATTTTCTTCAACAATTAACATGGTGACaaacaggctacgtctacattacagtaattggtcaacagaagttactgtcggaagattcttcccacaaaacttctgttgacagatcgtggccacaTATGACAGCAGatcgttctgtcaacagagagaagctggactgcctggccactctctcaacagaatggccagctggaagcagagcagacagtgctgcctgctgacccggaagccctgtctgttgacagagggcctcccagagtgtccacatggcttttttgtcaacagattatgttgagaaaggcgttctgcctcatgagggagaggcAAAAGGATGTTAACAAAAGTGgtgaggttttgtcaacaaaactctctagtgtagacatagctacagtgTTTGTACTGAAACATTAATATTTTCTTATAGCAATGCACCAATTATAGACATTAATGGCTTAAAAATATGAAACTGTGCTAACGGGGATCTTGCAGTGATTGTGGTTGTAAAGTTAGATGCTGAATTAAAATAACGGTGAAGGAATTCTACTTCATGAAATTACGACTGCATAAAGCACGTACATTGTCATGGCCATCTCAAGCATCTAATCGCATCAGGTCTTATTAGCAAAGATTGTGCCTGAGTAGTCCTCAAGTGGCAAGAACATAGGAAAAATTCAGGGAGCCATAGGAACTGGTGTCGATGATCACCTGACCACACTACTCCCTCCTTCTAACTCTCTATGGAACCAAATCCTGACCATCAGCTATTATACTTTTGAAGGTTTTCTGTACTTACGATATGAAATACCAAGGTCCTCTTGACCGCTTTTAGTCATGCCAAGGTTCTTTAAGACTCTTTGAAAAAATATGAGCATTAGCCCAATGTACTGGACAAGGTTGAGCTAGGAATTTTCATGCTGCTTTATTAAATTCCCTGTATTGTTTCAAAAGGAGAAGGTATTCGCATTTTCTGTCTAAGCTGTTGTATGGTATTGCTGTGTATATCTAAAAAGCTAACCTGTTCTACCATGGAACCGGCTGCATTGCAGTAACATGTGGAGTGAACCTCCCTCTTACCCTACTCTGATGTATTGTAAACTGCATTAAAATTACAAGCTATTATGTAAATGCAAGAGTTTCCATGATCCTTTATGCATGCTAAGAGGATCTGTAAAAAGTATTCAGTCTTGACCTAGCAGTAGTCTGTCTGCAGAAAACCAGTCAAGCCTGTTTCATTAGCTATGAGCGAGGCTGGTTATAGATTAAGTTGAACAAGAGCGCTGCTCTGTACCTATATCTGACTATCTTCCAATCTAACTCCCCATGTTCCCGTTGTCCTAGTGTTCCATCAAGAAATCCCTCCAAGGAACATGGGTCCTATGGCCTCAGTTTCATTGATCATGGTACCTCTTCCCTAATTTTataaacattttatataaatacaaaaaacaaattaTTGACACCCAGCCCACCACTGGTGTCCATAGTGGAAACTACATCATTCAGACTGGGCAAAGCTAGAAACTTTCCACGCAATATGCCAATGGTTTACAGTGGGCACAAAGTGGAATGACTCCATTTATAATTCAGATGTTTGAGGTCACTCTAGTCTCCATATTGGA contains:
- the PCP4 gene encoding calmodulin regulator protein PCP4; this translates as MSERQGSGATNGKDKKSGENDGQKKVQEDFDIDMDAPETERAAVAIQSQFRKFQKKKAGSQS